The DNA region TGGGTGTGCGCGACCCCGGCTCGGACCGGGCGCGAGCCTTTGCCGCTGAGTGGGGCATCGGGCACGTCGGAACGTATGCCGACGTGATCGCCTCGGACGTGCAGGCGGTCTACAACCCGCTGCCCAACGACGCGCACCAGCCCTGGACCGAGGCGGCGCTGCGGGCAGGCAAACACGCCCTGACCGAGAAACCGCTCACCCTGAATGCCACGGAGGCGCAGGCCCTGGCCGACACGGCGGCGCAGACGGGCGGGGTGCTGCTGGAGGCCTTCGCCTACCGCTTTCAGCCCCACGTAGCGCGGCTGCGCGAAATCGTGGCGAGCGGGGAACTGGGCGAGGTGCGGGCCTACCGGGGGGCCTTCGGCTTTCCCCTGACCCATCCCGGCGACTTCCGCTGGAACGCGGACAAAGGCGGCGGCGCCCTGTACGACGTGGGCTGCTACGCCGTGAACCTCGCCCGGCTGCTGCTGGGCGAGCCGCAGCGGGTGACGGCCCAGGCCCGCTGGACGCCGGGCGGGGTGGACCTGGGCCTCAGCGGCACGCTGCATTTCGCAGAGGCGCTCGGCACCATCGACTGCGCCTTCGACTGGGGAGACGAGGCCAGCCAGCTTTTCACGGTGGTCGGGACAGCGGGCCGCCTGTCGATGGACGGGGCCTTTCACAGCAAGCCGCCGGGTGACCTGACGTTGCGGGTGCGGACGGCGGCGGGCGAGCGCGAGGAGACCTATTCGCCCGTCGACGGCTACGCGGCGATGGTCACGCACTTTGGGCGGGTGGCGCGCGGCGAGGAGACGGCGCGCTTTCCGCCCGAGGACGCCGTGCGGCAAGCGCGGGTGCTCGACGCCCTGTTCGCGGCGGCGCGGGAGGGGCGGGAAGTCACGGTCGCCCGCTGACATCGGCGCTCAGCGCGGGGGCCAGACCAGCTCTTCCGCCCCTCTGGCCCCCGCGCTGAGGCTCAGGGCAACGGCCAGCGCACCGTGCCCACTTGATCGGTCCGCCACACCTTCGCGCCCACTCCCCCCACCCGTTCCAGCACGTCGGGGTGTGGGTGGCCGTAGGTGTTGCGGCCCACGCTGATCAGCACGTCGGCGGGCGTGCCCTCGCGCAGGATCGCCGCGCCTGTGCTGTAGCGGCTGCCGTGGTGCGCGGCCTTGAGCAGATCGAGATCACCCACGCCCACCCGCGCCTCGGTGTCGGCGGCGAGATCGCCCAGCAGGGCGGCGCGGAATCCGCGCGACTCGACCGTCAGGGCCACGCTGTTGTCGTTGTCCTCCTCTGACCAGACCTCGCCCGGCGGCCACAGCACGGTCAGGGTCACGCCGTTCACGCTGACGCGGTCGCCCCGGCGAACTTCGCGGACAGGAACCCCGCGCTCGGCGGCGACACCCAGCAATTCGGTGAGTTCGGGGTCGTCCGCCTTGCGCTGGCCAATCCACAGTTCGCCCACCGGCACCGAGCGCAGCACGCTGGAGAGGCCCTCTGACATTTCCAACAGACAATGCGAGTGTGAAGGCCCGAAACTGAGTTTTGACACACCGCTCCCTGCAAACGACCGCCAAGTATGCCCGAACGTGACTCCTTTCCATGCGAGCAATGTGCTCAGGAGGCTGCAAAGATGGGTTCACGAGAGATCGCCATTCTCACCCACAGCGTCGGCGGCAAGGTCCATGTCCCCGGACAGCCCGGGTCCGTCCGGACCGAATCCACCCTGGAGACGGACTTCACCCTGTTGTGTGCCTTCGACCCTACCGTCGAGCAGATCGAGTCCCAGCCCGTCACCATCCCCTACCGCGACCCCACCGGGCGGGAGCGCCACTACACCCCCGACTTCCTGGTGCAGTACCTCCCCGACCGCGACTGGGTGAGGCGCAAGGTCCCTGAGCTGGTCGAAGTGAAACGCACGGAGGACCTCACCCGGCGCCACGACGAATACGCCCTCAAGTTCGAGGTCGCCCGCGCCTACGCCGAGTGGCGGGGCTGGACCTTCCGCATCGTCACCGACCAGGACCTGCGCGGCCCTTACCTCCAGAACGCCAAGTTCCTGCTCCCCTACCTCCGGCGCCCCGCCTGGCACGAGCCGACCGCCTGGGATATTCGCAAGGCGATGGAGACGCTCAGGGAGGCTGAGGTCCGTGCCCTGCTCGCCACCCTGACCCCGGACCCGGAGGCCCAGTTGCGGTATCTCCCCCACATCTGGCAGATGGTCGCCTACCGCTACCTCGGCGCAGACCTCCAGCTTCCCCTCAACATGCGGACCCCCCTGACCTATCTGCCGCACGATCCCTATCCGCTGAAAAAGGACTGGATTCATGACGGACCCCGTTGAGAACGTCCTCCAGCCGGGCCTGGTGGTCCAGCACCGTCGCCAGCGGCACGTCATTGTCAGCATCCTCGACCTGGAGACCGTGCTGCTGCGAAACCTCGAATCCGGGGGCATCGTCCGGGTCGCCGTCCGTGACCTCGACCCCCAGCGCCCCTTCACCCATCTGGAGAAGCGGCCCCTGGACCTCACCATGGTCGAGGAGGAACCCTGGAAAGCCGCGACCACCCGCTACAACACCATCGAACCGCTGCTCGCGCTCCCCAAGGGAGCGCGGACCCAGGCCCGTGTGGCAGAACGCGCGGCAGCAGCAGGCGTTCACCCCGCCACGATCTACCGCTGGATCGACGCCTTCGAACAATCGGGCAAACTCTCCGCCCTGCTGCCCAAAGAACGCCGGGACAAAGGGTCCTACAAGATCGACACCGCCACCGAGGCCATCGTGCAGGAGGTCATCGACGAGCTATACCTCACCCGCCAGCGACGTGGGGTCAGGACCGTGGTGCGCGAGATCGAACGCCGCTGCCGCGAGCGTGGACTGATGGTTCCCCACTACAATACCGTGAGGAAGCGGGTGCAGGACCGCAGCGCCTATATCGTCACCGAGCGCCGCCTGGGCAAGAAAGCTGCCGAGGACAGGTACGGCACGGATACCAAACCCTTTCCTGGCGCGGATTACCCGCTGTCGGTCGTGCAAATGGACCACGTGGAGTTGGACCTGGAATTGGTGGACGACCTGGAAGGCAGACCCATCGGCAAGGCCTGGCTCACGTTGATGATCTGTGTCCGCACCCGCATGATCCCCGGGTTCTATCTGACGCTCGACGATCCCAACGCCTTCTCCGTCGGCATGTGCGTCGCCAATGCCATCCTGCCGAAGGACGACCTCCTCGCCAAGTACGGCGTCGATGCCCAGTGGCCCATCCAGGGCTTTCCCCGGATGATTCACACCGACAACGCCCGGGAGTTTCACAGCGCCGCGCTGGAACGGGCCTGCGCGGAGTACGGTTTCTCGCAGGACTACCGGCCCCGGGGTCAGCCTAAGTTCGGTGGGCATGTGGAACGTCTGGCGAAGACCTTCAACGACATGCTGCACGAGGAACCCGGCACGACCTTCGGGAGTCCGGCACGGCGGGGCGACTACGATGCCGCGAAACAGGCGGTGTACACGCTCGACCGACTGGAAGAGTGGGTCGTCAAGCTGATCAAGATTTACCACGGCACCTACCACACTGGGATTCAGACCACTCCCCTCCAGCGCTACCTGGACGATGTGCGCGGCGACGACACCCGGCCCGGCATCGGCATCCACGTTCCCAATGTCGATCCGCACCGGCTGCGGCTGGACTTCATGCCCTTCTTCGAGCGCACCGTCCAGAGCCACGGCGTCCAATTTGAGACAGTGCGCTACTACCACGATGTGCTGCGGCCCTGGGTCGGTGCGCCCGACCCCAAGCACGTCAAGCGTGCTCGCAAACTGCTGTTCCGCTACGATCCGCGCGACATGAGCCGGGTGTTCTTCTACGACCCGGAACTGCGTGAATACTTCCCGATCCCGTACCGTGACACCTCCTTTCCCGCCCTGAGCAAGTGGGAGATTCGGGAAGCGAAACGCCACGCGGTCGCGCGGGGGAAGGCCGCCGTGGATACCGAAGCCCTCTTTGCCGCCCATGCCGACCTCCAGCGGACACGCGACACCGCCACCAAGGAAACCAAGGCCCGCCGCCGCTCCGCCCAGCGCAAGCGCTTGGTCAAACCGGTCGTTCCCGACGAGTATTTCCAACGTGAGGCGCCGTCCGTAGGGGACCCGTCGTCTTCTTCCGAGGCGAAAAAGTCGCTGGTCTACGTCCCCGGATTCGAGGAGGTGGACTTCGCGTGACGCCCTATCCCCATCTCAACCCTGCCCTTCATCCCCTGATGGAGGGCAGTGACCTGGACCGGAACCAGCACGTCCTCACACCCCGCTGGATCAGCTATCCGCAGGCCACTGCCGTGCTCGACCGGCTCCAGTACGTATTTGACCACCCACGGATGCACCGGATGCCCAACCTTGTCATCGTCGGCGGTTCCCACAACGGCAAGACGCTGGTGGCTGGACGGTTCGTTAAGCGGCACCCTGCCAACCACGACCTGCGGGCTGCCCGCACGACCATCCCCGTCCTGATGGTTGATGCCCCGCTGACCCCCGATGAGGGGCGTCTCTATGATCAGCTTCTGGACGGATTCAACGCTCCCTACCGGCTCAGGGACGACCCGAGGGCGAAGCGCAAGCAACTGAAGGAGTTGCTGCGTGAGAGCGCGACGCGAGTGCTGATCATCGACGAAATTCACAACATGATCGCCGGGTACACAGCGAAGCAACGTCTGATGCTCAACGCCCTGAAGGACCTCAGCAATGACTTGCGTCTTCCTATCGTCGTTGTCGGCACTGTCGCCGCCCTGCGGGCCATTCAGACAGACCCGCAGTACGCCAACCGGTACGAACGGGTTTCCCTCCCCGACT from Deinococcus budaensis includes:
- a CDS encoding TnsA endonuclease N-terminal domain-containing protein, which produces MGSREIAILTHSVGGKVHVPGQPGSVRTESTLETDFTLLCAFDPTVEQIESQPVTIPYRDPTGRERHYTPDFLVQYLPDRDWVRRKVPELVEVKRTEDLTRRHDEYALKFEVARAYAEWRGWTFRIVTDQDLRGPYLQNAKFLLPYLRRPAWHEPTAWDIRKAMETLREAEVRALLATLTPDPEAQLRYLPHIWQMVAYRYLGADLQLPLNMRTPLTYLPHDPYPLKKDWIHDGPR
- a CDS encoding Mu transposase C-terminal domain-containing protein; translated protein: MTDPVENVLQPGLVVQHRRQRHVIVSILDLETVLLRNLESGGIVRVAVRDLDPQRPFTHLEKRPLDLTMVEEEPWKAATTRYNTIEPLLALPKGARTQARVAERAAAAGVHPATIYRWIDAFEQSGKLSALLPKERRDKGSYKIDTATEAIVQEVIDELYLTRQRRGVRTVVREIERRCRERGLMVPHYNTVRKRVQDRSAYIVTERRLGKKAAEDRYGTDTKPFPGADYPLSVVQMDHVELDLELVDDLEGRPIGKAWLTLMICVRTRMIPGFYLTLDDPNAFSVGMCVANAILPKDDLLAKYGVDAQWPIQGFPRMIHTDNAREFHSAALERACAEYGFSQDYRPRGQPKFGGHVERLAKTFNDMLHEEPGTTFGSPARRGDYDAAKQAVYTLDRLEEWVVKLIKIYHGTYHTGIQTTPLQRYLDDVRGDDTRPGIGIHVPNVDPHRLRLDFMPFFERTVQSHGVQFETVRYYHDVLRPWVGAPDPKHVKRARKLLFRYDPRDMSRVFFYDPELREYFPIPYRDTSFPALSKWEIREAKRHAVARGKAAVDTEALFAAHADLQRTRDTATKETKARRRSAQRKRLVKPVVPDEYFQREAPSVGDPSSSSEAKKSLVYVPGFEEVDFA
- a CDS encoding Gfo/Idh/MocA family protein, translated to MTTFSWGILGAARIARALIPAIRASGGEVTVLGVRDPGSDRARAFAAEWGIGHVGTYADVIASDVQAVYNPLPNDAHQPWTEAALRAGKHALTEKPLTLNATEAQALADTAAQTGGVLLEAFAYRFQPHVARLREIVASGELGEVRAYRGAFGFPLTHPGDFRWNADKGGGALYDVGCYAVNLARLLLGEPQRVTAQARWTPGGVDLGLSGTLHFAEALGTIDCAFDWGDEASQLFTVVGTAGRLSMDGAFHSKPPGDLTLRVRTAAGEREETYSPVDGYAAMVTHFGRVARGEETARFPPEDAVRQARVLDALFAAAREGREVTVAR
- a CDS encoding TniB family NTP-binding protein produces the protein MTPYPHLNPALHPLMEGSDLDRNQHVLTPRWISYPQATAVLDRLQYVFDHPRMHRMPNLVIVGGSHNGKTLVAGRFVKRHPANHDLRAARTTIPVLMVDAPLTPDEGRLYDQLLDGFNAPYRLRDDPRAKRKQLKELLRESATRVLIIDEIHNMIAGYTAKQRLMLNALKDLSNDLRLPIVVVGTVAALRAIQTDPQYANRYERVSLPDWRYDDSFRMFLRQYETTLPLKRASGLADEALARRIHSLSEGLIGEVAKILAEAARMAISDGTEQIDARKLDNLPYYVSPSQQRERVEL